Proteins from one Pyrobaculum neutrophilum V24Sta genomic window:
- a CDS encoding aldo/keto reductase: protein MDKVRLGKTDMLVSRVGLGAWQFSGDAWGAITYEQAKAVVAKAAEAGINFFDTAAVYGRGKSEEYLGRALKELGLRGHVYIATKIHGDWLRRADVLTSAENQRRRLGVDAIDLYQVHWPACWHNTPICETMKTLEELVDRGLVRYIGVSNFPVQLLDYARSCLSRVDIATSQNRYNLVEREADKELLPYLKREGIALIAWSPLAKGLLTGKYSAESPPTFEDVRRADPLFLPQNLRLVQPLIDELKRLAAAYGKTPAQIALNWLTRDPSVVPIPGAKTPQQAEENAGAAGWTLSEEDWRRLDALGREISQKITYVAW, encoded by the coding sequence ATGGACAAGGTCAGGCTTGGGAAAACGGATATGTTGGTGTCGCGGGTGGGGCTCGGCGCGTGGCAGTTCTCCGGCGACGCCTGGGGCGCCATAACCTACGAGCAGGCCAAGGCCGTCGTGGCAAAGGCGGCCGAGGCCGGGATAAACTTCTTCGACACGGCTGCCGTATATGGGAGGGGGAAGAGCGAGGAGTACCTCGGAAGAGCGCTAAAGGAGCTGGGCCTCCGCGGGCACGTGTATATAGCCACGAAGATCCACGGCGACTGGCTCCGGAGAGCTGACGTGTTGACCTCGGCGGAGAACCAGCGGAGGAGACTCGGCGTAGACGCCATCGACCTATATCAAGTGCACTGGCCCGCTTGCTGGCACAACACGCCCATATGCGAAACTATGAAGACGCTGGAGGAGCTGGTGGACCGGGGCCTTGTGAGGTACATAGGGGTGAGCAACTTCCCGGTCCAGCTCCTCGACTACGCCCGGAGTTGCCTCTCCAGGGTAGACATAGCCACGTCCCAGAACAGGTACAACCTGGTGGAGAGAGAAGCCGACAAGGAGCTTCTGCCGTATCTCAAGAGGGAGGGAATAGCCCTCATAGCCTGGAGCCCCCTGGCCAAGGGCCTCCTAACTGGGAAGTACTCGGCGGAGAGCCCCCCAACTTTTGAAGACGTGCGGAGGGCAGACCCCCTCTTCCTCCCGCAGAACCTAAGGCTCGTCCAGCCCCTGATAGACGAGCTGAAGCGCCTCGCCGCCGCCTACGGCAAAACGCCGGCCCAGATAGCGCTTAACTGGCTAACCAGGGACCCCTCCGTGGTGCCGATACCGGGGGCCAAGACCCCACAGCAGGCTGAGGAGAACGCGGGGGCAGCCGGCTGGACCCTCTCGGAGGAGGACTGGAGAAGACTAGACGCGCTCGGCCGGGAGATATCACAGAAGATCACCTATGTCGCTTGGTAG
- a CDS encoding THUMP domain-containing protein — MSWNLVVATGWRQERLCMEELYRVGDIVGRRVEEIWFTGFDGLLTAKVEGDPVEFVKLLIEVVRSGYYIPRYILRATPIMVVVKTDLDEIQRAVGELAKAHIGPGESFKIELKKRGVKFDRAAVIEYVAKAVERRVDLTKPDKVVWIEMFPSRTGVSVIREEENFSLMRARSAT, encoded by the coding sequence ATGAGCTGGAATTTGGTGGTGGCCACTGGTTGGCGTCAGGAGAGGCTGTGCATGGAGGAGCTCTATAGGGTGGGCGACATCGTTGGGAGGAGGGTGGAGGAGATATGGTTCACGGGGTTCGACGGACTTCTCACGGCTAAGGTCGAGGGCGACCCAGTTGAGTTTGTAAAACTCCTCATAGAGGTGGTGAGGAGCGGCTACTACATCCCGAGATACATACTGAGGGCCACCCCAATAATGGTCGTGGTGAAGACTGACCTAGACGAGATACAGAGGGCCGTGGGGGAGCTGGCTAAGGCCCACATCGGGCCCGGCGAGAGCTTCAAGATCGAGCTCAAGAAGAGGGGGGTTAAGTTCGACAGAGCCGCCGTCATCGAATACGTCGCTAAGGCGGTGGAGAGGCGGGTGGATCTGACGAAGCCGGACAAGGTGGTTTGGATCGAGATGTTTCCAAGCAGAACCGGCGTCTCGGTGATTAGGGAGGAGGAGAACTTCTCCTTGATGAGGGCTAGGTCGGCGACATGA